From Demequina capsici, one genomic window encodes:
- a CDS encoding aspartate aminotransferase family protein, translating to MSQSPFIQPSDNATITAADTGNVFHSWSAQAGLAPMPIASGSGVKVWDFDGNEYLDFSSQLVNVNIGYQHPAVVTAIQEQAARLATVGPAYANDARAKAAQKILEHAPEGMQKIFFTNAGADANENAIRMARLHTGRDKVLSLYRSYHGNTGAAIVATGDWRRVPNEFARGHVHAFGPYLYRSEFWASTAEEESARALHHLERIVQAEGPSSIAAMLFETIPGTAGVLMPPPGYLHGVREICDRYGIILILDEVMAGFGRTGAWLALDNFDVRPDLVTFAKGVNSGYVPAGGVMISEAISKTFDDRVFPGGLTYSGHPLAMASIVATIEAMEQEKIVENAATIGETVIGPRLAAMAERLDVIGEVRGIGVFWAIELVADAETREMLPASEMGAIKKALMAHGLLPFLADNRIHVVPPAVITADEAETGLAIIEKVLSER from the coding sequence ATGAGCCAGTCGCCCTTCATCCAGCCCAGCGACAACGCGACGATCACGGCCGCCGACACCGGCAACGTCTTCCATTCGTGGTCGGCGCAGGCCGGCCTGGCGCCCATGCCGATCGCCAGCGGCTCGGGTGTCAAGGTATGGGACTTCGACGGCAACGAGTATCTGGACTTCTCCAGCCAGCTGGTCAACGTCAACATCGGATACCAGCACCCGGCGGTCGTGACCGCTATCCAGGAGCAGGCCGCCCGCCTCGCGACCGTCGGCCCCGCGTACGCGAACGACGCCCGCGCGAAGGCCGCCCAGAAGATCCTCGAGCACGCCCCCGAGGGCATGCAGAAGATCTTCTTCACCAACGCGGGCGCCGACGCCAACGAGAACGCGATCCGCATGGCCCGCCTCCACACCGGCCGCGACAAGGTCCTGTCCCTCTACCGCTCGTACCACGGCAACACCGGCGCTGCCATCGTCGCCACCGGCGACTGGCGCCGAGTTCCCAACGAGTTCGCGCGCGGCCACGTCCACGCGTTCGGGCCCTACCTGTACCGCTCCGAGTTCTGGGCCAGCACCGCGGAGGAGGAGTCGGCACGCGCCCTCCACCACCTCGAGCGCATCGTCCAGGCCGAAGGCCCGTCCTCGATCGCTGCGATGCTGTTCGAGACCATCCCCGGCACCGCAGGCGTCCTCATGCCCCCGCCCGGCTACCTGCACGGCGTGCGGGAGATCTGCGACCGCTACGGCATCATCCTCATCCTGGACGAGGTCATGGCCGGTTTCGGGCGCACCGGCGCCTGGCTCGCGCTCGACAACTTCGATGTGCGCCCCGACCTCGTGACCTTCGCGAAGGGCGTCAACTCCGGCTACGTCCCCGCGGGCGGCGTGATGATCTCCGAGGCCATCTCCAAGACGTTCGACGACCGCGTGTTCCCCGGCGGTCTCACGTACTCGGGCCACCCGCTCGCCATGGCGTCGATCGTCGCCACCATCGAGGCGATGGAGCAGGAGAAGATCGTCGAGAACGCCGCCACGATCGGCGAGACCGTGATCGGCCCCCGCCTCGCCGCGATGGCCGAGCGGCTCGACGTGATCGGCGAGGTCCGTGGCATCGGCGTGTTCTGGGCCATTGAGCTGGTGGCGGACGCCGAGACGCGCGAGATGCTGCCCGCCTCCGAGATGGGCGCCATCAAGAAGGCTCTCATGGCGCACGGGCTGCTGCCCTTCCTTGCGGACAACCGGATCCACGTGGTGCCGCCGGCCGTCATCACGGCCGACGAGGCCGAGACGGGCCTGGCGATCATCGAGAAGGTGCTGTCGGAGCGCTGA
- a CDS encoding GDSL-type esterase/lipase family protein, with amino-acid sequence MQTDAAHTVPQLRREAGGSAWGLAATLLVVAVLTIASVLVQMSGLPASTVAAADVSPSAAAPAPVVTVTPSPPPLAGVPEDVTEPLTPPVALFIGDSYSYGTGASDDEHRWTTRVAQIEGWEEVNHAYGGTGYISLSNVCAPDLCPAYSEAIDEAVADGVQPAIVVIAGGQNDTDEWLAGVDVVAAIQETYEKARAEFPHAWIIAVGPSWIGDVQDWQVDFDQAVQDAAAAVGASYISLLDPQVLDDPSYTVEDGVHVDDAGHAAIARRVIESLTLMRAEPRETPAAAPALAAARY; translated from the coding sequence GTGCAGACGGACGCAGCCCACACCGTGCCCCAGCTGCGGCGGGAGGCAGGTGGCTCCGCTTGGGGGCTTGCGGCCACGCTGCTCGTCGTCGCCGTCCTGACCATCGCGTCCGTGCTCGTGCAGATGTCCGGCCTGCCCGCGTCGACGGTGGCCGCGGCCGACGTGTCCCCGTCCGCAGCCGCCCCGGCACCTGTGGTCACCGTGACGCCGTCGCCGCCGCCTTTGGCCGGCGTGCCCGAGGACGTGACTGAACCGCTCACGCCTCCCGTCGCCCTGTTCATCGGCGACTCCTACAGCTACGGCACCGGAGCAAGCGACGACGAGCATCGTTGGACCACCCGGGTCGCGCAGATCGAGGGCTGGGAGGAGGTCAATCATGCGTACGGCGGAACGGGGTACATCTCGCTCTCCAACGTCTGCGCTCCCGACCTGTGCCCCGCCTACTCGGAAGCGATCGACGAGGCCGTCGCCGACGGCGTGCAGCCGGCGATCGTGGTCATCGCCGGCGGTCAGAACGACACGGACGAATGGCTTGCGGGCGTCGACGTCGTCGCGGCCATCCAGGAGACGTATGAGAAGGCGCGGGCAGAGTTCCCGCACGCATGGATCATCGCGGTCGGGCCGTCCTGGATCGGCGACGTCCAGGACTGGCAGGTCGACTTCGATCAGGCGGTGCAAGACGCTGCGGCAGCGGTGGGGGCGAGCTACATCAGCCTGCTGGATCCGCAGGTTCTCGACGACCCCTCGTACACGGTGGAGGACGGTGTCCACGTGGACGATGCAGGGCATGCGGCGATCGCTCGCCGGGTGATCGAGTCGCTCACCCTCATGAGGGCCGAGCCCCGCGAGACCCCTGCCGCCGCACCTGCGCTCGCTGCCGCCCGATATTAG
- a CDS encoding acyltransferase gives MITTTEPVVSVPAAPSAPAGGNRPAKTVRNSNLELLRVVSMMAIVMHHVVVHGEPYLTAGDHGDYVAAAAASFGKAGVDLFLLVGAFFMSGSRLRVRSLASLVIQVWTTAWILCGLAIHVGVARFDSLSTYHSFQPILTYQYWFATAYLLLMVLSPFVNTFIRAASRDQLRALIIVLMSIATMQTLVPAFKFGLGSFSWFLTVYLVGGYLRHHAPEVRGHGRGWTLAAIGAIAALPFAAMLAWYLATYYPELEIGPFGLTLESSPLSFAAALLLFQAVRRMPARHSRLVNWIASLMFGVYLFHDLPLMRTWLWKDTLDIPGHVVSIGLVPTLIGGFVVVFVAATLLEAIRSVLVQRPLMALVDRLLPRLMRDVDQSVKDALA, from the coding sequence GTGATCACCACCACGGAACCAGTGGTCTCCGTCCCCGCGGCACCGTCCGCGCCCGCCGGCGGCAACCGGCCGGCGAAGACGGTCCGCAATTCCAACCTTGAGCTGCTGCGCGTCGTCTCGATGATGGCGATCGTGATGCACCACGTCGTCGTGCACGGTGAGCCGTACCTCACCGCCGGCGACCACGGCGACTATGTGGCGGCCGCAGCGGCGAGCTTCGGCAAGGCAGGCGTCGACCTCTTCCTGCTGGTCGGCGCGTTCTTCATGTCGGGCTCCCGCCTCAGGGTCCGATCCCTCGCATCGCTCGTCATCCAGGTATGGACGACCGCGTGGATCCTGTGCGGTCTCGCCATCCACGTCGGGGTGGCACGCTTCGACAGCCTGTCGACCTATCACTCGTTCCAGCCGATCCTCACCTACCAGTACTGGTTCGCCACCGCATACCTGCTGCTCATGGTGCTGAGCCCGTTCGTCAACACCTTCATCCGCGCGGCCTCGCGTGACCAGCTGCGGGCGCTCATCATCGTGCTCATGTCGATCGCGACCATGCAGACCCTCGTCCCTGCGTTCAAGTTCGGGCTCGGGTCGTTCTCATGGTTCCTCACCGTCTACCTGGTGGGCGGCTACCTGCGCCACCACGCGCCCGAGGTCCGTGGCCATGGCCGCGGCTGGACGCTCGCCGCGATCGGTGCGATAGCGGCGCTTCCGTTCGCCGCGATGCTGGCGTGGTACCTCGCGACGTACTACCCGGAGCTCGAGATCGGCCCGTTCGGACTCACCCTGGAGTCGTCTCCGCTGTCCTTCGCCGCGGCGCTGCTCCTCTTCCAGGCGGTGCGGAGGATGCCGGCGCGGCACTCGAGGCTCGTGAACTGGATCGCGTCGCTCATGTTCGGGGTGTACCTCTTCCACGACCTCCCGCTCATGCGCACCTGGCTGTGGAAGGACACGCTCGACATCCCGGGGCACGTGGTCTCGATCGGCCTGGTGCCCACCCTGATCGGCGGCTTCGTGGTGGTGTTCGTGGCCGCGACGCTGTTGGAGGCCATCCGTTCGGTCCTGGTCCAGCGACCGTTGATGGCGCTCGTCGATCGACTGCTGCCACGTCTGATGCGCGACGTGGACCAGTCCGTGAAGGACGCGCTCGCCTAA
- the metX gene encoding homoserine O-acetyltransferase MetX: protein MDDDGIETDAWAADEGPGPGAPIPASAAWRVGDHPGRRQFVTIGDLPLESDPLGVLPDAVMAYETWGELNAAKDNAVYIAHALTGDSHVFGPSEPGHHTGGWWNAMVGPGKPIDPARHYIVSANVIGGCQGSTGPASAHPDDGQPWGSRFPYVTMRDMVNAEIAVTDHLGIDRWRLIAGPSMGGMRALEWTVMAPERTGAIAPVGSTAATTADQIAWSTSQIAAILADPRYRAGDYYDAADGDGPHIGIGIARMIAHTTYRSAGELNDRFDRNYQGDSDPLGKGGLFSVQSYLEHHARKLARRFDANTYVALARAIQSHDVGRGRGGVETALARYTDPALVIAIDSDRLYPMQNSQRIDAALSGSQGIKVVHSPVGHDGFLVEAAQMIAFMEEFERTL from the coding sequence ATGGACGACGACGGCATCGAGACCGACGCCTGGGCCGCCGACGAGGGCCCCGGCCCGGGCGCACCCATCCCCGCCTCCGCCGCGTGGCGCGTGGGCGACCACCCGGGTCGCCGCCAGTTCGTGACGATCGGCGACCTCCCGCTCGAGTCGGACCCGCTGGGCGTGCTCCCCGACGCCGTCATGGCGTACGAGACGTGGGGCGAGCTCAACGCCGCGAAGGACAATGCCGTCTACATCGCGCACGCCCTCACCGGCGACAGCCACGTGTTCGGCCCGTCCGAGCCCGGCCACCACACCGGCGGCTGGTGGAACGCCATGGTCGGCCCCGGCAAGCCGATCGACCCGGCCAGGCACTACATCGTCAGCGCGAACGTGATCGGAGGCTGCCAAGGCAGCACCGGCCCCGCGTCCGCGCACCCCGACGACGGGCAGCCATGGGGCTCGCGATTCCCGTACGTCACGATGCGCGACATGGTGAACGCCGAGATCGCCGTCACGGACCACCTGGGCATCGACCGCTGGCGCCTGATCGCAGGGCCGTCCATGGGTGGCATGCGCGCGCTCGAATGGACGGTCATGGCACCCGAGCGCACGGGAGCGATCGCGCCCGTCGGCTCCACGGCCGCCACCACCGCCGACCAGATCGCCTGGTCGACGTCGCAGATCGCCGCGATCCTCGCCGACCCGCGTTACCGGGCCGGCGACTACTACGACGCCGCCGACGGCGACGGACCTCACATCGGCATCGGGATCGCCCGCATGATCGCGCACACGACCTACCGCAGCGCAGGCGAGCTCAACGACCGCTTCGACCGTAACTACCAGGGGGATTCCGACCCCCTGGGCAAAGGCGGCCTGTTCTCCGTGCAGTCCTACCTCGAGCATCATGCCCGCAAGCTCGCGAGGCGCTTCGACGCGAACACGTACGTCGCGCTCGCACGCGCGATCCAATCGCACGACGTGGGTCGCGGACGCGGCGGCGTCGAGACCGCGCTCGCACGCTACACCGACCCCGCGCTGGTCATCGCGATCGACTCGGACCGCCTGTACCCCATGCAGAACTCCCAGCGGATCGACGCAGCCTTGTCAGGCTCGCAAGGCATCAAGGTGGTCCACTCCCCCGTCGGCCACGACGGATTCCTGGTCGAGGCCGCTCAGATGATCGCCTTCATGGAGGAGTTCGAGCGGACGCTGTAG
- a CDS encoding C40 family peptidase — MEPQHRMARVVAAGRRSAGVLVLALAASVLAVTQSSTALAYPGADDIAAAKSAAENQAATVDQLDAAIAQLQAASDTANIAALSAAEDYNVAQDANVQAQRDLFSANAKADDADAALEDAKANLAAVALADYRNGGDLAQVEAMMTADGFDDVIARTESLDRASSRVDAVLQQVKAAELVATTMRGYAETAASTAVAAEQTALTTLQTAQQAQSDANAAVAEAEQVQAQAVARLADLQGTTVALEQQRQAGLAADRAAAQQAAAAKAAADKAAADKAAADKAAADKAAADKAAADKAAQDAASSGSSGSSGGSTGSDSGSGSTDSGSASGNGSTGSGSTGGSGSTGGSTDTGSSSDWKSSAAQGQTAAAAALTLTGATYAYGGSGPSYDCSGLTQYAWGKAGLYLPHSSRLQYSYTTHVSFSQLRVGDLIFWGTDQQASLIYHVAIYIGNGKVMEAKAPGTLAGTRVYNNWAVGDIMPYAGRP; from the coding sequence GTGGAACCACAGCACCGCATGGCCCGAGTCGTGGCGGCCGGACGCCGGTCGGCCGGCGTGCTCGTGCTCGCGCTCGCCGCCTCGGTGCTCGCCGTCACCCAGTCGTCCACCGCTCTCGCCTACCCAGGCGCCGACGACATCGCCGCCGCGAAGTCCGCCGCGGAGAACCAGGCGGCGACCGTCGACCAGCTCGACGCCGCGATCGCCCAGCTCCAGGCCGCCTCCGACACGGCCAACATCGCGGCGCTGTCCGCCGCAGAGGACTACAACGTCGCGCAGGACGCGAACGTGCAGGCCCAGCGGGACCTCTTCTCCGCCAACGCCAAGGCAGACGACGCGGACGCCGCGCTCGAGGACGCCAAGGCGAACCTCGCCGCGGTCGCGCTCGCGGACTACCGCAACGGCGGGGACCTGGCGCAGGTCGAGGCGATGATGACCGCTGACGGATTCGACGACGTGATCGCACGCACCGAATCGCTCGACCGCGCGTCGAGCCGTGTGGACGCGGTGCTGCAGCAGGTCAAGGCCGCCGAGCTCGTCGCCACGACCATGCGTGGATACGCCGAGACGGCCGCCAGCACCGCAGTCGCAGCCGAGCAGACCGCGCTCACCACCCTGCAGACCGCGCAGCAGGCGCAGTCCGACGCGAACGCCGCAGTCGCCGAGGCCGAGCAGGTGCAGGCCCAGGCCGTCGCACGGCTCGCCGACCTCCAGGGCACCACCGTCGCGCTCGAGCAGCAGCGCCAGGCCGGCCTGGCGGCCGATCGCGCCGCCGCGCAGCAGGCCGCAGCCGCGAAGGCTGCCGCCGACAAGGCCGCTGCCGACAAGGCCGCTGCCGACAAGGCGGCCGCCGACAAGGCTGCCGCGGACAAGGCTGCCGCTGACAAGGCCGCTCAGGACGCCGCAAGCTCCGGCTCCAGCGGGTCCTCCGGCGGCTCGACGGGTTCGGACTCGGGCAGCGGCTCCACGGATTCCGGATCCGCGAGCGGCAACGGGTCCACCGGATCAGGCTCGACCGGGGGATCAGGCTCGACCGGCGGCTCCACCGACACGGGGTCCTCAAGCGACTGGAAGTCCAGCGCCGCGCAGGGTCAGACCGCTGCGGCGGCTGCGCTCACGCTGACGGGGGCCACGTACGCGTACGGCGGCAGCGGTCCGTCGTACGACTGCTCGGGCCTGACGCAGTACGCGTGGGGCAAGGCGGGTCTCTACCTGCCGCACAGCTCGCGGCTGCAGTACAGCTACACGACGCACGTGTCGTTCTCGCAGCTCCGGGTGGGCGACCTCATCTTCTGGGGCACCGATCAGCAGGCGTCGCTGATCTACCACGTAGCCATCTACATCGGCAACGGCAAGGTCATGGAGGCCAAGGCCCCTGGCACGCTCGCAGGCACCCGCGTCTACAACAACTGGGCCGTGGGCGACATCATGCCGTACGCCGGCCGTCCGTAG
- a CDS encoding inorganic diphosphatase: MEFDVTIEIPKGSRNKYEVDHHTGRIRLDRMLFTSTRYPDDYGFIDGTLGEDGDPLDALVLLEEPTFPGCQIRCRALGMFRMRDEAGGDDKVLCVPVGDQRQTWRQELTDVSDFHRLEVQHFFEVYKDLEPGKSVEGATWVGRADAEREITRSFDRAAGTPFAHMNPLYPPQEH; the protein is encoded by the coding sequence ATGGAGTTCGACGTCACCATCGAGATCCCCAAGGGCTCGCGAAACAAGTATGAGGTGGACCACCACACCGGTCGCATCCGCCTGGACCGCATGCTGTTCACCTCCACCCGCTACCCGGACGACTACGGATTCATCGACGGGACGCTCGGTGAGGACGGCGACCCGCTGGACGCCCTGGTCCTGCTCGAGGAGCCCACGTTCCCCGGCTGCCAGATCCGCTGCCGTGCGCTCGGCATGTTCCGCATGCGCGACGAGGCCGGCGGCGACGACAAGGTGCTGTGCGTGCCCGTGGGCGACCAGCGTCAGACGTGGCGTCAGGAGCTGACCGACGTGTCAGACTTCCACCGCCTCGAGGTGCAGCACTTCTTCGAGGTCTACAAGGACCTCGAGCCAGGCAAGTCCGTCGAGGGCGCCACGTGGGTGGGCCGCGCGGATGCCGAGCGCGAGATCACCCGGTCGTTCGACCGCGCCGCGGGCACGCCGTTCGCGCACATGAACCCGCTCTACCCGCCTCAGGAGCACTGA
- the dacB gene encoding D-alanyl-D-alanine carboxypeptidase/D-alanyl-D-alanine endopeptidase, whose protein sequence is MRTRTVIAVAVPSALVVAYVGADIADLVPGPLTAAAVEQAAPYLTASPAPSSSMLPVLLDGMGEDAPEPSAAAIQTLAQGLRDDSRTGASTNVSVVDLLTGDVLADLGADDPQTPASTTKVLTVTAALATLGPDHTFTTSVSWDETTRTLTLIAGGDILLAAGYGHGEDLGADVSADDVATFGGPHPANGYAGVADLADQIVSSLGTGIGPVTVAVDTGAYPGPAYPDSWPAYALQHGYAGRVTGIEIDEGRLTDDAYAQRSEDPSGDVATTLASLLTDRGITVSGTASRASSSSAAIVASVESAPLSDIVAYTLRDSDNTVAEQLGRNIALAAGNPATPAGAAQAITDALAGMGVDTAGLQLHDSAGFSDQNLITPNQLVGALRATALNPATSGILDWLPIVGVEGTVADRAATDEVVGRSLAKTGSLTGVTALAGLVETADGRWLVFSTLLDGMAAGQTQPRAAIDDFTAALAGCGCEG, encoded by the coding sequence ATGAGGACAAGGACGGTGATCGCGGTCGCGGTCCCCTCTGCCCTCGTCGTCGCCTACGTCGGCGCGGACATCGCGGACCTGGTTCCCGGGCCTCTCACCGCGGCGGCGGTGGAGCAGGCTGCTCCGTACCTGACAGCGTCGCCCGCGCCGTCGTCGTCCATGCTCCCCGTCCTGCTGGACGGGATGGGCGAGGACGCACCGGAGCCGTCCGCAGCGGCGATCCAGACGCTCGCGCAGGGACTTCGCGACGACTCCCGCACAGGCGCGTCCACGAACGTGTCGGTGGTGGACCTCCTCACGGGGGACGTGCTCGCCGACCTGGGCGCGGACGATCCCCAGACGCCGGCGTCCACGACCAAGGTGCTCACCGTCACGGCCGCGCTCGCCACGCTCGGCCCGGACCACACCTTCACGACGTCGGTGTCGTGGGACGAGACGACGCGCACACTGACCCTCATCGCGGGCGGCGACATCCTGCTCGCCGCGGGCTACGGCCATGGGGAGGACCTGGGCGCCGACGTGTCGGCCGACGACGTCGCGACGTTCGGCGGCCCGCATCCTGCGAACGGGTATGCGGGGGTCGCCGACCTCGCAGATCAGATCGTCTCGTCGCTCGGCACGGGAATCGGCCCGGTGACGGTCGCCGTCGACACGGGCGCCTACCCTGGCCCCGCCTACCCCGACTCGTGGCCGGCCTATGCGCTGCAGCACGGCTACGCCGGGCGCGTGACCGGAATCGAGATCGACGAGGGACGCCTCACGGACGACGCGTACGCGCAGCGCTCCGAGGATCCGTCCGGCGACGTGGCGACCACTCTCGCGAGCCTGCTGACCGATCGGGGCATCACCGTGAGCGGGACGGCGTCGCGCGCGTCGTCCTCGTCCGCGGCGATCGTCGCGAGCGTCGAGTCCGCCCCGCTGTCGGACATCGTCGCCTACACGCTGCGCGATTCGGACAACACGGTCGCGGAGCAGCTGGGGCGCAACATCGCGCTCGCCGCCGGGAATCCGGCGACGCCGGCGGGAGCCGCGCAGGCCATCACCGACGCGCTCGCGGGCATGGGCGTCGACACGGCGGGCCTGCAGCTGCACGACAGCGCCGGGTTCTCAGACCAGAACCTCATCACCCCGAACCAGCTCGTCGGCGCGCTCCGCGCCACGGCGCTGAACCCCGCTACCAGCGGCATCCTCGACTGGCTCCCCATCGTCGGCGTCGAAGGGACGGTCGCGGACCGTGCCGCGACCGACGAGGTGGTCGGCAGAAGCCTCGCGAAGACCGGCTCGCTCACAGGCGTCACCGCGCTCGCGGGCCTGGTCGAGACGGCCGACGGGCGCTGGCTGGTGTTCTCCACGCTGCTCGACGGCATGGCCGCGGGCCAGACGCAGCCTCGTGCCGCCATCGACGACTTCACGGCCGCTTTGGCAGGATGTGGCTGTGAAGGCTGA